A part of Capsicum annuum cultivar UCD-10X-F1 chromosome 6, UCD10Xv1.1, whole genome shotgun sequence genomic DNA contains:
- the LOC107854345 gene encoding uncharacterized protein LOC107854345, whose protein sequence is MVLRLGGFKLEWPLIVDHINLTKLRELSLTDVFLEERILLEIYSACPAIEDLSLIRCRGVKDLLISDLPKLLKLTIHQANEIQPWKYRSRRCNSPLEFDLNTFKLLKELSITFEQITDSMVENLVSELPLLEKLELNVCLKLTKLKFSSRILRHLAFRSGKSLMEIEIDTPNLHHFEYGAPKLPVIFSMMTSSLQESYLVLFPSNQISASWFQNLKEYISRFEQLSKLVLSIQ, encoded by the coding sequence ATGGTTCTGAGATTGGGTGGTTTTAAGCTAGAGTGGCCTCTAATTGTCGATCATATAAATCTTACTAAACTAAGGGAGCTATCTCTAACTGATGTGTTTTTGGAGGAACGGATACTCTTGGAGATATATTCTGCTTGTCCCGCGATAGAAGATTTGAGTCTTATCAGGTGTCGGGGAGTAAAAGATCTATTGATATCCGATCTCCCCAAACTGCTTAAGCTCACAATACATCAAGCAAATGAAATACAACCTTGGAAATATAGAAGTAGACGATGTAACAGCCCGTTAGAGTTTGACCTGAATACTTTCAAGCTTCTGAAAGAACTGAGCATAACATTTGAGCAGATTACCGACTCAATGGTAGAAAATCTTGTTTCTGAACTGCCCCTTCTTGAGAAATTAGAATTGAACGTATGTTTGAAGTTGACGAAACTTAAATTTTCGAGTCGTATTCTTAGACATCTAGCATTCCGTTCTGGCAAGAGTCTGATGGAAATTGAGATTGACACCCCAAACCTGCACCATTTTGAATATGGAGCTCCTAAATTGCCTGTCATATTCTCTATGATGACATCTTCTCTACAGGAATCTTATCTCGTATTATTTCCCAGCAATCAAATAAGCGCGAGTTGGTTTCAAAATTTGAAGGAATATATATCTAGATTCGAACAGCTGAGTAAACTGGTTCTGTCTATACAGTGA